In a single window of the Trichoderma breve strain T069 chromosome 6, whole genome shotgun sequence genome:
- a CDS encoding cytochrome c oxidase subunit VII domain-containing protein, translating into MGMIDAKNRVTENQRFYQAAYKAHTRLWKINPRSNWYMAPYLVALWGGFGATLYAASRKVAGHNTWFSKD; encoded by the exons ATGGG TATGATCGACGCCAAGAACAGGGTGACGGAGAACCAGCGCTTCTACCAGGCTGCGTACAAGGCTCACACCCGCCTGTGGAAGATT AACCCCCGAAGCAACTGGTACATGGCCCCCTACCTCGTCGCCCTCTGGGGAGGTTTCGGAG CTACCCTGTATGCTGCCAGCCGAAAGGTTGCCGGCCACAACACCTGGTTCAGCAAGGATTAA
- a CDS encoding RNA polymerase II-binding domain-containing protein, whose amino-acid sequence MAYNDDSVLARLSALNESHDSIATAAQWIMFHRRHADRTVALWMQRLKDSSSTKRLSLVYLANEVAQQSRIRHKEDFIIAFSPVIAEAAAVAYKGAPAEIQGKLRRVIDVWKDRAIFEAPIQAAIESRLSGTELDKARGSVKPGFGGSPFGSSAAASVPSEFTPLVSAHQTVTKLSVPLKTTIASANQEYEKQVDPTVPAPSAPVYAARLNGLLKTLASAESAVAECVKARESLISGLEKMLDSNRAALENEKNAASELSGRKREIEDKKQQVEVAIMRALGPADSNGAHAEGESGGPPAELDRPEMEALTPPGMDDDFEDTRPESIGYDEDEDVKPLEDVPATELSSAKASTYTQSLPISTNGSNKRRRVDDGDFPDLGNDGEIDAEVADMLKEGGDI is encoded by the exons ATGGCGTACAACGACGATTCGGTGCTGGCGCGTCTGTCAGCATTGAATGAGAGCCATGACAGCATTGCAACAGCAGCCCAATGGATAATGTTTCATAG ACGGCACGCAGATCGCACGGTGGCGCTCTGGATGCAGCGACTGAAAGATTCATCTAGCACGAAACGACTGAGCCTGGTTTACCTCGCGAACG AGGTTGCGCAGCAGTCTAGAATCCGCCATAAGGAGGACTTTatcatcgccttctcccCGGTTATagcagaagcagccgcaGTAGCCTACAAAGGAGCGCCAGCTGAGATTCAGGGCAAACTGCGACGTGTCATTGACGTCTGGAAAGACAGAGCTATTTTCGAGGCACCGATTCAGGCTGCTATAGAGTCGCGTCTAAGTG GAACAGAGTTGGATAAAGCTCGCGGATCCGTTAAGCCCGGATTCGGAGGTTCCCCATTTGGatcatctgctgctgcctctgtGCCTTCAGAATTCACGCCCCTTGTGTCTGCTCATCAGACGGTCACCAAGCTGAGCGTGCCATTAAAGACGACCATCGCTTCCGCAAACCAAGAGTACGAAAAACAAGTCGATCCCACAGTACCCGCCCCGTCGGCGCCTGTCTACGCGGCTCGCCTCAATGGGTTGCTCAAGACACTTGCGAGCGCTGAGAGTGCGGTAGCTGAGTGCGTCAAGGCTCGAGAGAGTTTAATCTCGGGACTGGAAAAGATGCTGGACTCAAACAGAGCGGCCttggaaaatgaaaagaatgCAGCTTCCGAGCTGTCGGGCCGCAAACGAGAGATTGAAGATAAGAAGCAGCAGGTTGAGGTGGCTATCATGAGAGCACTCGGACCTGCAGATAGCAACGGAGCACATGCAGAAGGGGAATCTGGGGGCCCTCCCGCTGAGCTTGATCGGCCAGAGATGGAGGCTCTAACACCGCCAGGCATGgacgatgactttgaggaCACTAGACCAGAGAGCATCGGCtatgacgaagacgaagacgtCAAGCCCTTGGAGGACGTCCCAGCAACTGAACTTTCCTCCGCCAAGGCCTCAACATACACTCAGTCGCTCCCCATATCAACCAACGGGTCCAATAAAAGGCGACGAGTGGACGACGGCGACTTTCCCGACCTCGGAAACGATGGCGAAATAGATGCCGAAGTTGCAGATATGCTGAAGGAAGGCGGTGacatttga
- a CDS encoding clathrin light chain domain-containing protein — protein sequence MADRFPSLEDFDSGAQTDIKEVSDEPTAEDFLAREKALLGDDANQFTTSDDANALADAGGDLLGESNAAASTFESQFPDLASPTAGLAGVDGNIMTGPSVSYNSGYQSYAVDEEEPEVIKQWREARDAQIAKRSEQFAAQREETIQEAQRNIDDFYDNYNSKKEKGIAQTRKEAEEFLASREDTVSGGTSWDRIAKLVDVSGKGAKGGAAGSGKERFREMLVSLRKDEKAPGATGY from the exons ATGGCTGACCGATTCCCCTCGCTCGAGGACTTCGATTCCGGAG CGCAAACCGATATCAAGGAAGTTTCCGACGAGCCCACTGCCGAAGACTTTCTCGCCAGAGAAAAGGCGCTCCTTGGCGATGATGCGAACCAGTTCACGACAAGTGATGACGCAAACGCTTTGGCCGACGCTGGTGGAGATCTCCTAGGTGAAAGCAACGCCGCGGCATCGACCTTTGAGTCCCAATTTCCAGACCTTGCCAGTCCAACTGCT GGCTTGGCTGGAGTGGATGGAAACATCATGACCGGCCCGTCTGTAAGCTACAACTCGGGTTACCAGTCATACGCtgtcgatgaggaggagccgGAAGTCATCAAGCAGTGGCGCGAGGCCCGTGATGCGCAGATTGCAAAGAGATCCGAGCAATTCGCCGCTCAGCGAGAGGAAACGATACAGGAAGCTCAACGGAACATTGATGACTTCTATGACAACTACAActccaagaaagagaagggcaTTGCGCAGACACGcaaagaggccgaggaaTTCCTTGCCAGCCGGGAGGATACGGTTTCTGGTGGCACAAGCTGGGACCGCATTGCTAAGCTCGTGGACGTCAGCGGAAAGGGGGCCAAGGGCGGAGCCGCCGGATCTGGCAAAGAGCGTTTCCGTGAAATGCTGGTGAGCCTGCGCAAAGACGAGAAGGCTCCTGGTGCAACGGGCTACTAA
- a CDS encoding SNARE domain-containing protein, with protein MWRDRTNLYISYRQSFAPEDRRGLLSSGAFEDDGDAVIEMDLLPPRWTDVSDEITELLAEIATKSQRLDKLHQTHVLPGFDDDEAKRREEVQIERLTQEITKSFHQCHQRIQKIEHMVRESTQSGTISRAEETMGKNIQISLATRVQEASANFRKKQSAYLKKLRGMGGLGAVSPIDRPTSPMPGSSYMDPSLQESDADRSFSQNTLQVAMQQKTLHSNDAAIAQREREIEEIAQGIIELSDLFRDLQTMIIDQGTMLDRIDYNVERMNTEVKAADKELKIAEGYQKRNIKRKIILLLILLVAGLFILLMVKPKKNRE; from the exons ATGTGGCGCGACCGCACAAACCT CTACATCTCCTACCGCCAGTC CTTTGCGCCCGAGGACCGGCGCGGGCTGCTGTCGAGCGGCGCAttcgaagatgatggcgacgctGTAATTGAGATGGACCTTTTACCTCCGCGATGGACTGACGTTTCGGACGAGATCACGGAGCTGCTCGCTGAGATTGCCACGAAGAGCCAGCGGCTGGACAAGCTACATCAGACACATGTCCTCCCTGGatttgacgatgacgaggccaagaggagggaagaggTCCAGATCGAGAGACTCACCCAAGAGATTACAAAGAGCTTCCACCAGTGCCATCAGCGGATTCAAAAGATTGAGCACATGGTCCGCGAATCAACGCAATCAGGAACCATCAGCAGAGCGGAGGAGACCATGGGGAAAAACATACAGATATCCCTAGCCACAAGGGTCCAGGAAGCCAGCGCAAACTTTcgaaagaagcagagcgcATATCTCAAGA AACTTCGCGGAATGGGAGGCCTCGGCGCCGTTAGCCCCATCGATCGCCCGACATCGCCAATGCCCGGCTCTTCCTACATGGACCCATCCCTCCAGGAATCCGACGCCGACCGCTCCTTTTCTCAAAATACGTTGCAAGTCGCAATGCAGCAGAAGACGTTGCACTCAAACGACGCCGCCATTGCCCAGCGCGAGCGGGAAATCGAGGAAATCGCACAAGGTATCATCGAGCTGTCGGATCTTTTCCGCGATCTTCAGACCATGATCATTGACCAGGGCACTATGCTGGACCGAATCGACTACAACGTTGAGCGCATGAATACAGAGGTCAAGGCTGCGGATAAGGAGCTAAAAATAGCCGAGGGCTATCAGAAACGGAACATCAAGCGGAAAATTATCCTCTTACTGATACTATTGGTTGCTGGTCTATTCATTCTGCTTATGGTGAAACCGAAGAAGAACAGGGAGTAA